The proteins below come from a single Arthrobacter crystallopoietes genomic window:
- a CDS encoding glycosyltransferase family 4 protein — translation MRVAYLCADPGIPVFGTKGASVHVQEIIRAWRARGAEVRVYCTRTGDDVPADLADLTVTWLKVPQSQGPEREAAQAAAAAELAGKIIDDGADLVYERYSLFSTGLAQATAALGIPGILEVNAPLIDEQRTHRYLHDEAAAAAALRAQVAAADRTVCVSAPVARWVESKTEPAHPGGIAVVPNGVNTDRILPASPDPGAVPVVAFVGTLKPWHGVEVLLEAAALASQAWQLRIVGDGPLSAELQRRAAELGVAVDFTGAVVPEQIPAVLADCSLAAAPYPAMESDADQYFSPLKIYEYLAAALPVVASNVGQIPEIMDDGGTGLLVEPSDPAALAAAIDCLVAYPERRLAMALAAREQAVARHSWHQVLEQSLAGIRLPDKNQELTV, via the coding sequence ATGCGAGTGGCATATCTGTGCGCGGACCCGGGCATTCCGGTCTTCGGCACCAAGGGGGCCTCGGTCCATGTCCAGGAGATCATCCGCGCCTGGCGGGCACGCGGCGCCGAGGTGCGTGTCTACTGCACGCGCACCGGCGACGACGTTCCCGCGGACCTGGCCGACCTCACGGTGACCTGGCTCAAGGTGCCCCAAAGCCAGGGACCCGAGCGCGAAGCCGCCCAGGCCGCGGCGGCCGCGGAGCTGGCCGGGAAAATTATCGACGACGGCGCGGACCTCGTCTATGAGCGCTACAGCCTCTTCAGCACCGGACTGGCCCAGGCCACTGCGGCGCTGGGGATTCCCGGCATCCTCGAGGTCAACGCCCCGCTGATCGATGAGCAGCGCACCCACCGCTACCTGCATGACGAAGCCGCTGCCGCCGCAGCACTGCGCGCGCAGGTGGCCGCAGCGGACCGCACCGTGTGTGTCTCCGCACCTGTCGCCCGGTGGGTGGAAAGCAAAACCGAACCTGCGCACCCTGGCGGCATCGCCGTCGTACCTAATGGCGTGAACACGGACCGGATCCTGCCCGCCAGCCCCGACCCCGGTGCCGTGCCGGTAGTGGCCTTTGTCGGCACGCTCAAACCATGGCACGGGGTGGAGGTGCTGCTGGAAGCCGCCGCGCTGGCCTCGCAGGCATGGCAACTGCGCATTGTCGGCGATGGCCCGCTGTCGGCCGAACTTCAGCGGCGTGCCGCGGAACTGGGCGTGGCGGTGGACTTTACCGGCGCCGTGGTGCCCGAACAGATTCCCGCGGTGCTCGCAGACTGCTCGCTGGCAGCCGCGCCGTACCCGGCCATGGAGTCGGATGCGGACCAGTACTTCTCGCCGCTGAAGATTTACGAGTACCTCGCCGCGGCGCTGCCGGTGGTGGCCTCGAACGTAGGCCAGATTCCGGAAATTATGGACGATGGCGGAACCGGGCTGCTGGTGGAACCATCGGATCCGGCCGCGCTGGCCGCCGCGATTGACTGCTTGGTGGCCTACCCCGAGCGGCGCCTGGCCATGGCCCTGGCGGCCCGGGAGCAAGCGGTCGCGCGGCACAGCTGGCATCAGGTGCTGGAGCAAAGTCTGGCCGGAATCCGCCTGCCGGATAAGAACCAGGAGCTGACGGTATGA
- a CDS encoding glycosyltransferase family protein encodes MYTNQQDSGELRIVLYSHDSQGLGHTRRNLAIAHALAARLPALTGRKVSGLLVTGEGTATSYRRPEGWDWMVIPGISKREGNYAPRHLNVRMSRLISLRSAVIEGALTAFRPHLVIVDRHAFGVDGELVDALAAVREANPGCKVILGLREVLDDPAVAAREWTALGDLCHVRRTFDELWVYGDPAVHNPVASGEIPAALSDKVRFTGYLAAGRPRSSRKPHARKPYLLTMVGGGSDGFDLTMAAARAKVPAGYRHLVITGPQMAADQRRQVERAARKRTDVIASVPDALVEISAAAAIVTMGGYNSVCEILSTDTPALVVPRVWPRQEQLIRARSLSNRQLVDVCEPAQLSSKVLGNWFETVAGTAAARTGIELDGLSSVARLAAALLGTAGAEDTVSPAGQKELNRVAG; translated from the coding sequence ATGTATACCAACCAGCAAGACAGCGGTGAGTTACGGATAGTTCTCTACTCCCATGATTCCCAGGGCCTGGGGCACACTCGGCGCAACCTTGCCATCGCCCATGCGCTGGCGGCCCGCCTGCCGGCGCTGACCGGACGGAAAGTGTCGGGCTTGCTGGTGACCGGCGAGGGAACCGCCACCAGCTACCGGCGACCCGAAGGCTGGGACTGGATGGTCATTCCCGGCATCAGCAAACGCGAGGGCAACTACGCACCGCGCCACCTGAATGTGCGGATGAGCCGGCTCATCAGCCTGCGCTCCGCAGTGATTGAAGGAGCCCTGACAGCCTTCCGTCCCCATCTGGTCATCGTGGACCGGCATGCCTTCGGTGTGGATGGGGAACTTGTGGACGCGCTGGCTGCGGTGCGGGAAGCCAATCCCGGCTGCAAAGTCATCCTCGGCCTGCGCGAGGTCCTTGACGATCCCGCCGTCGCAGCCCGCGAATGGACCGCGCTCGGGGATCTGTGCCACGTCCGGCGCACGTTCGACGAGCTCTGGGTCTACGGCGACCCGGCCGTGCACAATCCGGTGGCCTCGGGAGAAATCCCAGCGGCCCTTAGCGATAAGGTCCGCTTCACGGGCTATCTGGCCGCAGGCCGTCCCCGCTCTTCGCGCAAACCCCATGCCCGCAAGCCGTACCTGCTGACCATGGTCGGCGGCGGATCGGACGGATTCGACCTGACCATGGCAGCGGCGCGCGCCAAGGTTCCGGCGGGGTACCGCCACCTGGTCATTACCGGCCCGCAGATGGCAGCAGACCAAAGGCGCCAGGTCGAGCGTGCCGCCCGGAAGCGGACCGATGTGATCGCCAGCGTCCCGGATGCGCTGGTCGAGATTAGTGCAGCTGCCGCCATCGTGACCATGGGCGGCTATAACTCGGTCTGCGAAATCCTCAGCACAGACACTCCTGCCCTCGTGGTGCCGCGGGTCTGGCCCCGGCAGGAGCAGCTGATCCGCGCACGTTCCCTCAGTAACCGCCAGCTCGTGGACGTCTGCGAGCCTGCCCAGCTGAGCAGCAAGGTCCTGGGCAACTGGTTCGAAACGGTTGCCGGAACAGCTGCCGCCCGCACCGGCATTGAGCTGGACGGTCTCAGCTCGGTGGCCCGCCTCGCCGCGGCTCTATTGGGAACCGCAGGCGCCGAAGATACAGTGAGCCCAGCGGGGCAGAAGGAGTTGAACCGTGTTGCAGGCTAA
- a CDS encoding glycosyltransferase family 4 protein has translation MLQAKPKTSRVGYVLKVYPRFSETFIVTEILAREASGEVLEIFSLRPPADPRFHPELARVQAPVNYVPKPAKLSEGWAIVARAQELNPEFAGRWAQLLPQIAGYDPTEVHQGIELATMALERGITHLHAHFGSLAARTAEIAAALSGITYSFTAHAKDIFHEDVDRSRLAQTLANASHVVTISEYNYRYLSSTYPAETANLHLVYNGLELKRFPYSAPQVPGQTLRVAAVGRLVEKKGFDLLIASAAELRGRGLRLDVRIAGGGMLETELAEQITSLGLEGTVRLLGPRTQREVADLLRWADVFAAPCVVGKDGNADGLPTVLLEAMAMGVPAIASDVTGIPEVIHPAQGGAAQTGILIRNGVAADLTAALEETARPDFDREGIAAAARQCIEANFDSAKQARRLRQLAEAPASTVPAAESLEVA, from the coding sequence GTGTTGCAGGCTAAGCCCAAGACGTCAAGAGTCGGCTATGTCCTCAAGGTCTACCCGCGCTTTTCCGAGACCTTCATTGTCACCGAGATCCTGGCCCGGGAAGCCTCCGGCGAAGTGCTGGAGATCTTCTCGCTGCGGCCGCCGGCGGATCCGCGGTTCCATCCGGAACTGGCCCGGGTGCAGGCCCCGGTCAACTACGTACCCAAACCGGCCAAGCTCAGCGAAGGCTGGGCGATTGTCGCCCGCGCCCAGGAACTGAATCCGGAATTCGCCGGCCGATGGGCACAGCTGCTGCCCCAGATTGCCGGTTACGACCCTACCGAAGTGCATCAGGGCATCGAGCTGGCCACCATGGCACTCGAGCGCGGCATCACGCACCTGCACGCCCACTTTGGTTCGCTGGCGGCCCGTACCGCGGAGATTGCGGCCGCGCTGTCCGGCATCACCTATTCCTTCACCGCCCATGCCAAGGACATTTTTCACGAGGATGTGGACCGCAGCCGCCTGGCCCAAACCCTGGCCAACGCGTCGCACGTGGTCACCATCAGCGAGTACAACTACCGCTACCTGAGCTCCACATATCCCGCCGAAACTGCCAACCTGCACCTGGTCTACAACGGACTGGAACTCAAGCGCTTTCCCTATAGTGCGCCGCAGGTACCCGGACAGACGCTGCGGGTTGCCGCCGTCGGGCGCCTCGTGGAGAAGAAGGGCTTTGACCTGCTGATTGCATCGGCGGCCGAACTGCGTGGCCGCGGCCTGCGGCTGGACGTCCGGATTGCCGGCGGCGGCATGCTCGAAACCGAGCTGGCCGAACAGATCACCTCGCTCGGCCTGGAAGGCACGGTCCGGCTGCTGGGCCCGCGGACCCAGCGGGAAGTCGCCGACCTGCTGCGCTGGGCCGATGTTTTTGCCGCGCCCTGCGTCGTGGGGAAAGACGGCAACGCCGACGGGCTGCCCACGGTCCTGCTGGAGGCCATGGCCATGGGGGTGCCCGCCATCGCCAGCGATGTCACCGGCATCCCCGAGGTGATTCATCCGGCGCAAGGCGGCGCGGCGCAAACCGGCATCCTGATCCGCAACGGCGTGGCGGCTGACCTGACCGCCGCGCTCGAGGAGACGGCCCGGCCGGACTTTGACCGCGAGGGGATCGCCGCGGCTGCCCGGCAGTGCATCGAAGCGAATTTCGACTCTGCCAAGCAGGCACGGCGGCTCCGGCAGCTGGCGGAGGCCCCGGCGTCCACCGTACCTGCCGCAGAAAGCCTGGAGGTGGCGTAA